In one Candidatus Nomurabacteria bacterium genomic region, the following are encoded:
- a CDS encoding glycosyltransferase family 2 protein produces the protein MSITRPKVSFVTVNYRSAHLIRHLLQSVQDAALAFDYEYIVVDCDGGDGLQEMIETKYPWVTYLSAGGNVGFGRGNNLALEQATGQYIALVNPDVLLFSGELERWVQWMDESEEVAISGPRTTNPDGSDQDNCYAFPSIMVPVYRRTILGALPWAKRTLDRYLLKTMNREQIQDVDWIMGSAMLIRRPILEALKGFDDRFFMYFEDTDLCRRAWEAGHKVTYYPHARIVHYHKRESRLRTPLDIITNRIAREHIKSALYYFAKHRGKRHPRVS, from the coding sequence ATGTCGATCACTCGACCAAAGGTGAGTTTTGTCACGGTAAACTATCGTTCGGCACATCTCATTAGACATTTATTGCAAAGCGTTCAAGATGCAGCGCTTGCTTTTGATTATGAGTATATTGTCGTTGATTGTGACGGTGGCGATGGCCTTCAGGAGATGATCGAAACAAAGTACCCATGGGTGACGTATCTATCCGCTGGTGGCAATGTAGGTTTTGGTCGAGGTAATAACCTTGCATTAGAGCAAGCGACGGGTCAGTATATTGCCTTAGTAAATCCAGATGTCCTTCTTTTCTCTGGGGAGTTAGAGCGTTGGGTCCAGTGGATGGATGAATCCGAAGAAGTTGCCATCTCAGGTCCACGAACAACAAACCCAGACGGATCAGATCAGGATAACTGTTATGCATTTCCTTCTATTATGGTGCCCGTGTATCGTCGTACCATTTTAGGGGCATTACCATGGGCAAAGCGAACCCTTGATCGTTATCTTTTAAAAACGATGAATCGCGAGCAAATACAAGATGTTGATTGGATTATGGGTTCCGCCATGCTCATCCGTCGGCCGATTCTCGAGGCTCTAAAGGGTTTTGATGACAGATTCTTTATGTACTTTGAAGACACCGACTTGTGCCGCCGAGCTTGGGAGGCGGGTCACAAGGTTACCTATTACCCGCATGCAAGAATCGTTCATTATCATAAACGCGAGAGTCGTTTGCGTACGCCATTAGACATTATTACAAATCGCATTGCGCGTGAGCATATCAAAAGCGCTCTCTATTATTTTGCAAAACATCGCGGCAAACGGCATCCCCGTGTATCATAG
- a CDS encoding DUF4012 domain-containing protein produces the protein MSHESPNLLHEVTSHTDASLNKKPTKWPSWLKGMGWPVALFVTLLVVVFILPVLYGSALASTGALTARSALKRLPERVASLDFAGADEDLLIAEAGLADVQKGFKAFGAWRYAPWIGTRIQSLESVSRVGGSAIAGARELVQVAREINEALNEAALPGQVIGSNRSYQDLTSDERKAIMAKLYELLPKLRLARERIAIASNTWSQIPQEELLLPVREVIAPYANRLAEADTALKNAVDVLEWLVPLSGVPEQKTYLVLLQNSDELRPTGGFIGNIGVVTVDAGHLESFEFEDVYALDQSVDGKWNEPQPIGLAGQFLNKVFYLRDANWSPDAPSSAATIMDFYVRENALGRNKNVHVDGVIFLTPEIFKGFLRLTGPITVEGRVFDEANFFDKLQFDVDQGFLFEGKPVAQRKEIVKQVGDALIQRLMTLPASSWPTLLTVVTQSLNQGDMIVAVKDKSTQEVLDRRGWAGRTLATDNDYLWVVDANINAQKTDGVVDKEVLYSINEDANGDLIATTKLQYRNNAQTADWRYTRYRSYTRVYVPEGSEFITATGCRPDVYKELGKQVFGCHWSVDLASRNTISFTYKLPPRILSQVQKGEYVLLAQKQPGAKRELTLDLSFGKNIKDAVPPEDRVEWGDLYYRYTKFWDLTRDFHITF, from the coding sequence ATGTCGCATGAGTCTCCAAATCTACTACACGAAGTAACATCGCATACAGATGCTTCGTTAAATAAAAAACCGACAAAGTGGCCGTCATGGCTTAAAGGCATGGGATGGCCCGTTGCACTTTTCGTAACGCTTCTTGTTGTGGTGTTTATTTTACCTGTTCTTTATGGTTCGGCACTTGCTAGTACTGGTGCGCTTACGGCTAGGAGTGCACTAAAGCGTTTACCAGAGCGCGTCGCGAGTCTTGATTTTGCCGGTGCTGACGAAGATCTTCTTATTGCCGAAGCTGGTTTGGCGGATGTGCAAAAAGGTTTTAAGGCCTTTGGCGCTTGGCGCTATGCACCTTGGATCGGTACTCGTATTCAGTCGCTTGAGTCTGTTAGTCGTGTAGGCGGATCCGCTATCGCCGGAGCACGCGAACTTGTTCAAGTGGCTCGAGAGATAAATGAGGCATTAAACGAAGCCGCGCTCCCTGGGCAAGTGATTGGTAGTAATCGTTCGTATCAAGATCTTACAAGTGATGAGCGAAAGGCGATTATGGCAAAGCTCTACGAGTTATTGCCAAAATTACGTTTAGCGCGAGAACGTATTGCTATTGCTTCAAATACATGGTCACAAATCCCACAAGAAGAATTGTTATTACCAGTGCGAGAAGTCATCGCTCCTTATGCAAATCGGCTGGCCGAAGCTGATACAGCATTAAAAAATGCTGTTGATGTTCTTGAGTGGCTCGTACCGCTATCCGGCGTTCCAGAACAAAAAACCTATCTAGTTTTATTGCAAAATAGTGACGAGTTACGTCCAACAGGTGGCTTTATCGGAAATATTGGCGTTGTTACGGTTGATGCGGGTCATCTTGAATCTTTTGAATTCGAGGATGTGTACGCTCTCGATCAATCTGTTGATGGCAAATGGAACGAGCCACAACCAATCGGTCTAGCAGGACAATTTTTAAACAAAGTTTTCTATCTACGTGATGCAAACTGGTCCCCTGATGCGCCTTCTTCTGCGGCAACAATTATGGACTTTTATGTTCGCGAAAATGCCTTAGGTCGAAATAAAAATGTTCATGTTGACGGTGTTATTTTCTTAACACCAGAAATTTTTAAGGGCTTCTTGCGTTTAACGGGTCCTATCACCGTTGAGGGTCGTGTATTTGATGAGGCAAACTTTTTTGATAAGTTGCAATTTGATGTTGACCAAGGCTTTTTATTTGAAGGTAAGCCCGTCGCACAACGCAAAGAGATCGTAAAACAAGTAGGGGATGCGCTTATTCAGCGTCTTATGACCTTGCCGGCATCTTCTTGGCCTACACTGTTAACTGTGGTGACTCAGTCGCTTAATCAGGGAGATATGATCGTTGCTGTAAAAGATAAGTCCACACAAGAGGTGCTTGATCGACGTGGCTGGGCGGGGAGAACGCTTGCAACAGATAACGACTATCTCTGGGTTGTTGATGCAAATATTAATGCGCAAAAAACGGATGGTGTTGTTGATAAAGAAGTGCTCTATAGTATTAACGAAGATGCTAACGGTGATCTTATAGCAACAACAAAACTTCAATATCGAAATAATGCACAAACCGCGGATTGGCGTTATACAAGGTATCGTAGTTATACCAGGGTCTATGTGCCTGAGGGTTCAGAATTTATTACCGCAACCGGCTGTCGACCGGATGTGTATAAAGAATTAGGTAAGCAGGTTTTTGGCTGTCACTGGTCCGTTGATCTCGCATCTCGTAATACAATCTCATTTACCTATAAATTACCGCCACGTATCTTGTCTCAGGTACAAAAGGGTGAATATGTGCTTTTGGCCCAAAAACAACCAGGAGCTAAGCGTGAATTGACGCTAGATCTCTCATTCGGTAAGAACATTAAAGACGCGGTTCCTCCTGAAGACCGCGTGGAGTGGGGAGATCTCTACTACCGTTATACCAAGTTTTGGGATCTGACTCGTGATTTTCATATTACCTTCTAG
- a CDS encoding rod shape-determining protein — MFGKKIGIDLGTTTVLVYIPKKGIIINEPSVVAISLADKKVLAVGKEAKDMIGRTPDTIVAKRPLKDGVIADYRTTEAMLRYFINKALGGVRLFRPEVMVAVPGGITSTERRAVIDATISAGARAAYIIKEPVVAAIGADIPIGSASGHMIIDIGGGTSEIAVISLGGIVASSSVRIGGNKLDGAIQEHVRRKYGLAIGERTSEEIKIRIGSALYLEEKLELEVKGRDMINGLPRVITVTSDDVTDAIQHELAGIVDAIKDVLRNTPPELSADVMQKGMVLSGGSSQLRNLDRLFSEATGVPAFMADNPQQCVAKGTGIALENLDLYKRSVFSS, encoded by the coding sequence ATGTTCGGAAAAAAAATTGGTATCGATCTAGGCACCACGACCGTACTCGTCTACATCCCAAAAAAAGGGATCATTATTAACGAACCTTCAGTTGTTGCGATTTCGTTAGCAGATAAAAAAGTACTCGCCGTAGGCAAAGAAGCAAAAGACATGATTGGCCGTACTCCAGACACCATCGTGGCAAAACGTCCACTTAAAGACGGTGTTATCGCTGACTACCGCACCACGGAGGCGATGCTACGTTACTTTATTAATAAGGCGCTCGGAGGCGTGCGTTTGTTTCGTCCAGAGGTAATGGTTGCTGTTCCGGGTGGTATCACTTCTACCGAACGTCGTGCGGTTATCGATGCCACGATTAGTGCTGGTGCTAGAGCGGCTTACATTATCAAAGAACCTGTTGTTGCTGCTATTGGTGCTGATATTCCAATTGGCTCAGCATCTGGACACATGATTATTGATATCGGCGGCGGCACTTCTGAGATCGCTGTTATTTCTTTGGGTGGCATTGTGGCTTCTTCTTCTGTTCGTATTGGTGGCAATAAATTGGATGGTGCTATTCAAGAACATGTTCGTCGTAAATACGGTCTCGCTATTGGTGAGCGTACATCAGAAGAAATTAAAATCCGTATCGGTTCAGCACTCTATCTCGAAGAAAAACTAGAGCTCGAAGTAAAGGGTCGCGATATGATCAATGGTTTGCCGCGTGTCATCACCGTGACCTCTGATGATGTAACGGACGCGATTCAACATGAGCTCGCTGGAATCGTTGATGCCATCAAAGACGTTTTACGCAACACGCCTCCTGAGCTTTCGGCAGATGTGATGCAAAAGGGTATGGTCCTCTCTGGAGGTTCGTCACAATTACGAAATTTAGATCGTCTTTTTTCAGAAGCAACCGGCGTTCCTGCCTTTATGGCTGATAACCCACAGCAATGCGTGGCAAAAGGCACAGGCATCGCACTCGAAAATCTCGATCTCTATAAACGTAGCGTCTTCTCTTCCTAA
- a CDS encoding glycosyltransferase family 4 protein has protein sequence MKIGIEASRANRVQKTGVEWYALNVIEELKKLTASSNDSWSLLTNDSLTGALATLPKHWSEVRLLWPPKYLWTQLRLSWEMWRNPTDVLFVPAHVLPLIAPKKNVVTIHDVGFRRHPELYPLKQRLYHEWTTRDIVRRCPRIVTVSEFSKQEIINFYGAKSEQITVAPLAVSESLQEANSDQIDLLRQKMGLPQRFVLFIGRIEEKKNVRVLIEALSLYYQQTHDRDLKLVLAGREGFGIERLRERIQELGLVDDILFTGYLAESDKGALLSAAEYYAQPSWYEGFGIPVLEAMKCGTPVIAASTSSMPEIAGEGNALFFNPAFAQQLAEQMNQLRSTELRQQLSEKGKRREEQFSWKKTAEIILPLLTNW, from the coding sequence ATGAAAATCGGCATCGAAGCGTCACGCGCAAATCGTGTACAAAAAACCGGCGTAGAGTGGTATGCGTTAAATGTGATCGAAGAATTAAAAAAGCTAACAGCAAGTAGTAATGATTCTTGGTCGCTGTTAACAAATGATTCATTGACGGGTGCTCTGGCCACTTTGCCAAAACATTGGAGTGAAGTGCGATTATTATGGCCACCAAAGTATCTTTGGACGCAATTACGTTTGTCTTGGGAGATGTGGCGCAATCCTACCGATGTTTTATTTGTACCAGCGCATGTATTGCCACTTATCGCGCCAAAGAAAAATGTCGTCACAATTCATGATGTTGGTTTTCGACGTCATCCAGAACTCTATCCGTTAAAACAACGTCTTTATCATGAGTGGACCACGCGTGATATTGTGCGTCGTTGTCCTCGAATTGTAACGGTGTCAGAATTTTCAAAACAAGAAATCATTAATTTTTACGGAGCGAAATCCGAACAAATAACAGTAGCGCCTCTCGCGGTTTCAGAATCCTTGCAAGAAGCAAATAGTGATCAGATAGATCTATTGCGTCAAAAGATGGGATTACCACAACGTTTTGTTCTTTTTATTGGTCGCATCGAAGAAAAGAAAAATGTTCGTGTATTGATTGAGGCTTTGTCGTTGTACTATCAACAAACACATGACCGTGATTTAAAACTTGTTCTTGCGGGTCGTGAAGGATTTGGTATTGAACGTTTGCGTGAGCGTATTCAAGAGCTCGGTCTTGTGGACGATATTCTATTTACCGGTTATCTCGCAGAGAGTGATAAAGGGGCGCTTTTATCTGCTGCAGAATATTATGCTCAGCCTTCATGGTATGAAGGATTTGGTATACCGGTGCTTGAAGCTATGAAGTGCGGTACACCAGTAATCGCTGCAAGTACAAGTTCAATGCCAGAGATTGCAGGGGAGGGCAATGCTTTGTTTTTTAATCCGGCTTTTGCACAACAACTGGCAGAACAAATGAACCAATTACGCTCTACCGAGTTACGTCAGCAATTAAGCGAGAAAGGAAAAAGGCGCGAAGAACAGTTTTCATGGAAGAAAACAGCTGAGATTATTTTGCCACTACTGACCAATTGGTAA
- a CDS encoding putative metal-binding motif-containing protein, giving the protein MRNFNLLKVAMMATLGLVLVQAGCASPFDASDSHAALTGTCDSTGNQPGDINYCPNTCPPGYSPQATQYCDPANNTWTECTCVAPVPSNPDGGVNSTDGRFCTIGGPGGPLGWQYQLSPGVYTICVQTDIPLGCVVSNVGVMGEPCTNGVGECTQAGTFTCDKPTATLFCNATPLAPQAETCNGLDDDCDGTPDSTPSGALICSQQTCYVDADGDGFGTGDGVLANNGAACGAGMATVPGDCDDTVSSTFPGAPEICDLPTGIDNDCDGQINEGLSCESIDCYEDVDDDGFGYGLPVTRLGTSCNAGESAVPNDCAPNDPAVHPGATEICNLIDDNCDGMIDGGNTCESVRCFPDADGDGFGTGVGVVRIGTTCLAGEVKLGGECNDANDQIHPGATEICNGFDDNCDGTIDDMLVCMATTCYTDGDMDGFGSGVGMVMPNTTQCPSGTSAIFGDCNDASSAVFPGAIEICNTIDDDCTLVADDGLTCNMVFCYVDADGDGHGAGVANPINGTAAAPAVCPDGQVGLDDDCDDGDDTIHPGAIEMCNLIDDDCDLTIDDGLSCEVITCYADTDGDGYGAGAPNSLAALACPAGQVTVAGDCNNNVNTIHPNAVEVCGDAIDQNCNTIVDDGCIITSCFVDADNDGFGTGTALQVYGSCPAGRVTNNSDCNDANASQNPLQLEVCDMIDNDCDGMVNENLSCVSVTCYTDADADGYGVGAGFVYSAAMCPAGTSSANGDCNDAAPTTHPNAAELCGDQVDNDCDALVNEGCVTTNCYADTDNDGYGAGAVNVVSGAVCPSGQVSNNNDCSPSNASVNPGATEVCGDLLDNNCSGVVNEGCPSGTTTVSATLNTSNATRVFVLTGSDTNGVPCTAQPTVVDATTLSVVPGSSCAVSGGNTVVSCSGVPTGVPWTIRSCVNVNGTVYIVHMAHNYGGTCVASTSGYSDYASITAGNGSPITGTTSSGVCRNGAL; this is encoded by the coding sequence ATGAGAAATTTCAACCTTCTCAAGGTCGCCATGATGGCAACCTTGGGGCTCGTCCTCGTTCAGGCTGGCTGTGCCAGCCCGTTCGATGCCTCGGATTCGCATGCTGCCCTCACCGGCACCTGTGATTCGACCGGCAATCAGCCGGGCGACATCAACTATTGCCCCAACACTTGCCCTCCGGGCTACAGCCCCCAGGCGACGCAGTACTGCGACCCGGCCAACAACACGTGGACCGAGTGCACCTGCGTGGCTCCCGTCCCGTCGAATCCCGATGGCGGCGTGAACTCCACCGATGGTCGCTTCTGCACGATCGGTGGCCCCGGTGGCCCCCTTGGCTGGCAGTATCAGCTGTCGCCGGGTGTCTACACGATCTGCGTGCAAACCGACATCCCCCTTGGGTGTGTCGTCTCGAACGTCGGCGTGATGGGTGAGCCCTGTACCAACGGAGTCGGTGAATGTACCCAAGCGGGCACCTTCACTTGCGACAAGCCTACGGCCACGTTGTTCTGCAACGCGACCCCGCTGGCCCCGCAAGCCGAGACCTGCAACGGTCTCGACGACGACTGCGACGGTACGCCCGACAGCACCCCAAGCGGCGCGCTCATCTGCTCTCAGCAGACGTGCTACGTCGATGCGGATGGTGACGGGTTCGGAACGGGTGACGGTGTCCTCGCCAATAACGGTGCCGCTTGCGGCGCTGGTATGGCGACGGTCCCTGGCGACTGCGATGATACGGTCTCGAGCACCTTTCCGGGTGCCCCCGAGATCTGTGACTTGCCCACGGGCATCGACAACGACTGCGACGGTCAGATCAACGAAGGTCTGAGCTGCGAGTCGATCGACTGCTACGAGGATGTCGACGACGATGGCTTCGGTTACGGCTTGCCCGTGACCCGCCTTGGTACCAGCTGTAACGCTGGTGAGTCCGCGGTCCCCAACGACTGCGCTCCCAACGATCCCGCTGTGCACCCTGGTGCCACCGAGATCTGCAACCTCATCGACGACAACTGCGACGGAATGATCGATGGTGGCAACACCTGCGAGTCTGTCCGCTGCTTCCCTGACGCCGATGGTGACGGGTTCGGTACGGGTGTGGGCGTGGTTCGTATCGGTACGACGTGTCTTGCTGGCGAGGTAAAGCTCGGCGGTGAGTGCAACGACGCGAACGACCAGATCCATCCCGGTGCCACCGAGATCTGCAACGGCTTCGACGACAACTGTGACGGTACGATCGACGACATGCTCGTTTGCATGGCGACGACCTGCTACACGGATGGTGACATGGACGGCTTCGGTAGCGGTGTCGGTATGGTCATGCCGAATACGACGCAGTGCCCCTCGGGTACTTCGGCGATCTTCGGTGACTGCAACGACGCTTCTTCTGCGGTCTTCCCCGGTGCCATAGAGATCTGCAATACGATCGACGACGACTGCACGCTCGTGGCCGACGACGGACTCACCTGCAATATGGTGTTCTGCTACGTCGACGCGGACGGTGATGGTCACGGCGCTGGTGTGGCAAACCCGATCAATGGTACGGCTGCGGCTCCCGCGGTCTGTCCCGATGGTCAGGTTGGTCTCGACGACGACTGCGACGACGGTGACGACACAATTCACCCCGGCGCAATTGAGATGTGCAATCTCATCGACGACGACTGCGATCTCACGATCGACGACGGTCTCTCGTGCGAGGTGATCACGTGCTACGCCGACACCGATGGTGATGGCTATGGCGCCGGTGCACCCAATAGCCTCGCGGCTCTGGCGTGCCCCGCAGGACAGGTGACGGTTGCAGGTGACTGCAACAACAACGTCAATACCATCCACCCCAATGCGGTCGAGGTCTGTGGCGATGCCATCGATCAGAACTGCAATACGATCGTGGATGATGGCTGCATCATCACGAGTTGCTTCGTCGACGCCGACAACGACGGCTTCGGTACCGGTACGGCCCTCCAGGTCTACGGTTCCTGCCCCGCTGGTCGCGTGACGAACAACTCGGACTGCAACGACGCCAATGCGTCACAGAACCCCCTCCAGTTGGAGGTCTGCGACATGATCGACAACGACTGCGACGGCATGGTCAACGAGAACCTGTCTTGTGTGAGTGTCACGTGCTACACGGACGCTGACGCAGATGGCTACGGTGTGGGAGCGGGCTTCGTGTACAGCGCAGCCATGTGTCCCGCGGGTACCTCGTCGGCCAATGGCGACTGCAACGATGCAGCGCCGACCACCCACCCCAACGCGGCTGAGCTCTGCGGTGATCAGGTCGACAACGACTGCGATGCCCTGGTGAACGAAGGCTGCGTGACGACCAATTGCTACGCCGACACCGACAACGATGGTTACGGTGCAGGCGCGGTCAACGTCGTCTCGGGCGCGGTTTGTCCGTCTGGTCAGGTGTCGAACAACAACGACTGCAGTCCCTCCAATGCATCGGTCAATCCCGGTGCAACTGAGGTCTGCGGTGACTTGCTCGACAACAACTGCAGCGGTGTGGTGAACGAGGGTTGTCCTTCTGGGACGACCACGGTCAGTGCAACGCTCAATACGAGCAATGCCACGCGTGTCTTTGTCCTCACGGGCAGCGACACCAACGGTGTTCCGTGTACGGCACAGCCCACGGTCGTCGATGCGACCACTCTGAGTGTGGTGCCCGGCTCTTCGTGTGCTGTGAGCGGTGGCAATACCGTGGTTTCGTGCTCTGGAGTGCCTACGGGTGTTCCTTGGACGATCCGCAGTTGCGTCAACGTCAACGGGACGGTCTACATCGTCCACATGGCGCATAACTACGGTGGTACGTGTGTCGCCTCTACCTCCGGGTATAGCGACTACGCGTCGATCACCGCTGGCAATGGTTCGCCGATCACGGGTACGACATCTTCGGGTGTCTGCCGCAACGGCGCGCTCTGA
- a CDS encoding glycosyltransferase family 2 protein, protein MKFSQKRFFEILPGATTWTVLLLATLFSFIRPLWMVYFIIVFDLYWLLRITYFAPFLILSWWRYRKAIKRDWESEARLLPHYDKLRHVIFLPTYKEPLEVIRETLHSLSKTTYPSERMFIVIAGEGRDEANFRTIVDTVFPEFQGVFAGLYSTVHPAGLPDEIPGKGSNLNFAAKVIEPTLLAAGIDPDWTVVSSFDIDTIVHPQYFSSVSWEYLNAPVPTRCSYQPVALYNNNLWESPAAVRVAMFGTTFWLMTELARPEGMMTFSSHSMSLRMLMDVGYWQKDIVSEDSRIFLQGLVRYHGDYHVIPIHLPVSMDTVMTGKYFQALPALYKQLRRWAWGVENFPYMIEKFSKDKEMPRWEKTVWIFKQFEGTLTWATAPLLITVLGFLPFFVAPEAFRSYAIFQNTPFTLQWLMRLSLLGMFVSAGLALTLLPPIPHRYPRPFAYLTIVLQWLLAPVTLILFGSIPAIDAQTRMMLNKPLGFNVTLKRKETKQRS, encoded by the coding sequence ATGAAATTTTCTCAAAAACGTTTTTTTGAAATTTTACCCGGCGCGACAACCTGGACCGTTTTGCTTTTAGCAACGTTATTTTCCTTCATTCGTCCACTTTGGATGGTGTATTTTATCATTGTTTTTGATTTGTATTGGTTATTACGTATTACCTACTTTGCGCCGTTTCTTATTCTCTCTTGGTGGCGCTATCGCAAGGCAATCAAAAGAGATTGGGAGTCAGAAGCGCGACTATTGCCGCATTACGATAAGTTGCGGCACGTGATTTTTTTACCAACGTACAAAGAGCCTTTAGAAGTTATTCGTGAAACGTTGCACTCATTATCTAAAACAACTTATCCGTCAGAACGGATGTTTATCGTGATCGCTGGCGAGGGGAGAGATGAGGCAAATTTTCGTACAATCGTAGATACAGTCTTTCCTGAGTTTCAAGGGGTTTTTGCTGGGCTTTATTCTACGGTACACCCCGCAGGCTTACCTGATGAGATTCCTGGTAAAGGTTCAAATTTAAATTTTGCAGCAAAAGTTATAGAGCCCACATTATTGGCAGCGGGTATTGATCCTGATTGGACGGTGGTTTCTTCGTTTGATATCGATACTATTGTTCACCCTCAATACTTTTCGAGTGTTTCTTGGGAGTATTTAAACGCCCCTGTACCAACGCGTTGCTCGTATCAGCCGGTAGCGCTTTATAATAATAATCTTTGGGAGTCTCCAGCGGCTGTACGCGTAGCAATGTTTGGTACAACGTTTTGGTTAATGACGGAACTCGCTCGTCCAGAAGGAATGATGACGTTTTCATCTCACTCAATGTCTTTGCGCATGCTTATGGATGTAGGGTATTGGCAAAAAGACATTGTTTCAGAAGACTCTCGTATTTTCTTACAGGGTCTTGTTCGTTATCATGGTGATTATCACGTTATTCCCATTCATCTCCCTGTATCGATGGACACGGTAATGACAGGCAAATACTTTCAGGCCTTACCAGCTCTCTATAAACAACTGAGACGTTGGGCTTGGGGAGTAGAAAATTTTCCTTATATGATCGAGAAATTTTCTAAAGATAAAGAAATGCCTCGATGGGAAAAGACGGTATGGATTTTTAAGCAATTTGAAGGAACTTTAACCTGGGCGACGGCGCCTTTGCTTATTACGGTTTTAGGGTTCTTACCATTTTTCGTGGCGCCAGAAGCATTTCGTTCGTATGCCATCTTTCAAAATACGCCTTTTACCTTGCAATGGCTGATGCGACTTTCGTTGCTCGGTATGTTTGTTTCAGCGGGTCTTGCCTTAACATTATTACCGCCTATACCACACCGCTATCCAAGGCCATTTGCTTATCTTACGATCGTTTTACAGTGGTTATTGGCTCCAGTGACCTTGATTCTCTTTGGATCCATCCCTGCAATCGATGCACAAACACGTATGATGCTTAATAAGCCTCTAGGTTTTAATGTCACATTAAAACGAAAAGAGACAAAACAACGATCATGA